Within Desulfovibrio legallii, the genomic segment GAAAAATCCTGCCGCTTGCTGGCGACAAAGCCGTAGGTGAACTGGATAAGCGCGCTGAGCACATAGATCTGCACCACAGAGACGGCCAGCTTGAGCAGCACGGTCATGGGCAGGCTCATCTGCGGCGAAAGCAGGATGAGCATTTTTTCCAGCTGCGGATCCGAAGCCGCGCTGGGGGCCATGAGGGAGAGAAAAACCCCGGACCAGACCCGCTCCACCGCCACCTGCACCGCGCTGATGATCAGGTAGAAGATCAGGGCCCGCGTCTGGGCCTCACCGGGCCGTAAGGCGGCAAAAAAACGCTGGCTGCCGAACATGACCCGCATGCAGGTATGGTAGAAGGCGGCCGGCCAGCCGTCCGGCTCCGGCGCGCGACGCCAGGGATTGTCCTCCCCGGCCTCCTGGTCGAACCCGGCCTCCGCCTCCCGGCCCTCCCGCTTCCGGTCACGCGCGGCATTCCGGCCCGCGTCTTCTGCCGCTGCGTCCTCGTCCCAGCGGGGCCTTGCGGCCTTGCGCGCCGGGGCGGCGGCCTCCTCGTCTTCCCGGCTGCTGTCCGCTTTTTCGGCACCGGCGGCCGGCGGCGCTGGGCGGCCCGGCACAATGGCCCCAGGGGGCAAGGGGTCATCCCCGCCGCCCGGAGCGGCCGGGGGCGTCTGCGCCATATCCTGCGGCGGTTCCTGCGCCGCGCCCGGCACAGGGGCGAGCACCTCCAGCACGCCCGCATCAGGCGCAAAGCGGAACCGGCAGGCGCACTGCGGACAGGTGGCGATAACCGGGCGGCGCGGCAGGCGGTCGTCAGGCAAAGGGCGGCTGAAGCCGCAACGCGGGCAGGTAATGTTCACAAACTTCTCCTCGCAAAGATGCCGGAAAGGCCGCCCGT encodes:
- a CDS encoding YIP1 family protein translates to MNITCPRCGFSRPLPDDRLPRRPVIATCPQCACRFRFAPDAGVLEVLAPVPGAAQEPPQDMAQTPPAAPGGGDDPLPPGAIVPGRPAPPAAGAEKADSSREDEEAAAPARKAARPRWDEDAAAEDAGRNAARDRKREGREAEAGFDQEAGEDNPWRRAPEPDGWPAAFYHTCMRVMFGSQRFFAALRPGEAQTRALIFYLIISAVQVAVERVWSGVFLSLMAPSAASDPQLEKMLILLSPQMSLPMTVLLKLAVSVVQIYVLSALIQFTYGFVASKRQDFSLVFQVMAYASAPGLLCIVPLLGSVVGFIWSFACILVGCRAALRLSWPQTLMGLAPILLLLAPLLLQMAQATQF